The Salminus brasiliensis chromosome 3, fSalBra1.hap2, whole genome shotgun sequence genome contains a region encoding:
- the lsm12a gene encoding protein LSM12 homolog B produces MAAPAAGEYFSIGSSVSCLTCLGQRLQGEVIAFDYHTKMLTLKCAPSSGKPNVSDVVLVNLAYVSEVDIVNDRTGTPPPLASLNFNKLVTRARAEKEDKLSQAYAISVGVSVEGQQLFQTIHKTIKDCKWQEKNIVVMDDVIITPPYRVDNCRGKEGSAVGHVRKIVEKHFRDVESQKSVQRSQAQQTQKDSALSA; encoded by the exons ATGGCGGCTCCTGCTGCGGGTGAGTACTTCAGCATCGGCAGCAGCGTCTCCTGCCTCACCTGCCTGGGCCAGCGCCTCCAGGGGGAGGTCATCGCCTTCGACTACCACACCAAGATGCTGACCTTGA AATGCGCCCCATCCAGCGGCAAGCCCAACGTTAGCGACGTGGTTCTCGTCAATTTAGCCTACGTGTCCGAGGTGGACATTGTCAACGACCGCACTGGGACTCCTCCCCCATTAGCATCTCTTAATTTTAACAAG CTTGTGACTAGAGCTCGggcagaaaaagaagacaagTTGTCCCAAGCTTATGCAATTAGCGTTGGAGTCTCAGTGGAGGGCCAGCAGCTGTTCCAGACGATTCATAAAAC CATCAAAGACTGCAAGTGGCAGGAGAAGAACATTGTGGTGATGGATGATGTTATCATCACTCCACCGTACCGAGTGGACAACTGCAGAGGCAAAGAGGGCAGCGCTGTAGGTCACGTACGCAAAATA GTCGAGAAACACTTCCGCGACGTGGAGAGCCAGAAGTCGGTGCAGCGATCACAAGCACAGCAAACACAGAAGGACTCGGCTTTGTCGGCGTGA
- the LOC140551176 gene encoding uncharacterized protein isoform X1: MHHPYLAVWSELATHSSNCCLSVEFQWSCPLLHGVSMLGVVTLLLLAVSPGLGSRLCSHVCQCFEHSDLVDCRSRGLVNVPHGLPHGTWLLDLGGNVLAEIRPHAFAGLWSLRVLVLAESSIQKLKTQAFYSLSYLEKLDMSRNNLSRLPADFSESLSSLKELRLEHNKLELLEPPCLERLESLEKLDLSHNRIRTLRSGAFRGLSRLRHLYLQGNQLTAVLDGAFSALPSLEVLLLGGNNITHIETNALVALRSLALLGLEGNHLEQLKFRAFLNLHTAGTHLLLAGNPWHCDCELHRVFSKLLSVRHLHVDDYSNVTCSQPWQLAGASLAWVDGQLCVAETVTVLVITGTVLVTVFGALVIAERNRKKKKKQSKHWGQGETDT; the protein is encoded by the exons ATGCATCACCCATATCTTGCTGTATGGTCTGAATTAGCCACACATAGCAGtaattgttgtctttcagtggAATTTCAGTGGAGCTGCCCTTTGCTGCATGGGGTCAGCATGTTGGGGGTGGTCACCCTGCTTTTGCTGGCTGTGTCTCCTGGACTGGGCTCCAGACTGTGCTCTCATGTCTGTCAGTGTTTCGAGCACTCAGACCTGGTAGACTGCCGCTCGAGGGGCTTGGTCAACGTACCGCATGGCCTCCCGCACGGCACGTGGCTCCTGGACCTGGGAGGAAACGTGCTGGCGGAGATCCGACCTCACGCCTTCGCTGGACTCTGGTCACTGCGTGTTCTTGTGCTGGCAGAGAGCAGCATCCAGAAGCTAAAGACGCAG GCCTTCTACTCGCTCTCCTACCTAGAGAAGCTCGACATGAGCCGTAACAACCTCAGCCGCCTGCCTGCAGACTTCTCAGAGAGTCTGTCCTCCCTGAAGGAGCTGCGACTAGAACACAACaagctggagctgctggagccTCCGTGCCTGGAGCGCCTGGAGAGCCTGGAGAAGCTGGACCTGAGCCACAACCGTATCAGAACCCTGCGGTCAGGCGCCTTCCGCGGCCTGTCCCGCCTGCGTCACCTGTACCTGCAGGGCAACCAGCTGACTGCTGTGCTGGACGGCGCCTTCTCTGCACTGCCCAGCCTGGAGGTGCTGCTACTGGGCGGCAACAACATTACACACATAGAGACAAATGCCCTGGTGGCCCTCCGCAGCCTGGCCCTGCTGGGCCTTGAGGGCAACCACCTGGAGCAGCTGAAGTTCAGGGCATTCCTGAACCTGCACACGGCCGGCACGCACCTGCTGCTGGCCGGCAACCCCTGGCACTGCGACTGCGAGCTGCACCGAGTCTTCAGCAAGCTGCTGAGCGTCCGCCACCTGCACGTGGACGACTACAGCAACGTGACGTGCAGCCAGCCCTGGCAGCTGGCTGGTGCCTCACTGGCCTGGGTGGACGGCCAGTTGTGCGTGGCCGAGACGGTCACTGTGCTGGTCATCACTGGAACGGTGCTGGTCACGGTGTTTGGAGCACTTGTAATAGCTGAGCGCAACcgcaaaaagaagaagaagcagagtAAACACTGGGGGCAGGGGGAGACGGACACGTAG
- the LOC140551176 gene encoding uncharacterized protein isoform X2: MLGVVTLLLLAVSPGLGSRLCSHVCQCFEHSDLVDCRSRGLVNVPHGLPHGTWLLDLGGNVLAEIRPHAFAGLWSLRVLVLAESSIQKLKTQAFYSLSYLEKLDMSRNNLSRLPADFSESLSSLKELRLEHNKLELLEPPCLERLESLEKLDLSHNRIRTLRSGAFRGLSRLRHLYLQGNQLTAVLDGAFSALPSLEVLLLGGNNITHIETNALVALRSLALLGLEGNHLEQLKFRAFLNLHTAGTHLLLAGNPWHCDCELHRVFSKLLSVRHLHVDDYSNVTCSQPWQLAGASLAWVDGQLCVAETVTVLVITGTVLVTVFGALVIAERNRKKKKKQSKHWGQGETDT; this comes from the exons ATGTTGGGGGTGGTCACCCTGCTTTTGCTGGCTGTGTCTCCTGGACTGGGCTCCAGACTGTGCTCTCATGTCTGTCAGTGTTTCGAGCACTCAGACCTGGTAGACTGCCGCTCGAGGGGCTTGGTCAACGTACCGCATGGCCTCCCGCACGGCACGTGGCTCCTGGACCTGGGAGGAAACGTGCTGGCGGAGATCCGACCTCACGCCTTCGCTGGACTCTGGTCACTGCGTGTTCTTGTGCTGGCAGAGAGCAGCATCCAGAAGCTAAAGACGCAG GCCTTCTACTCGCTCTCCTACCTAGAGAAGCTCGACATGAGCCGTAACAACCTCAGCCGCCTGCCTGCAGACTTCTCAGAGAGTCTGTCCTCCCTGAAGGAGCTGCGACTAGAACACAACaagctggagctgctggagccTCCGTGCCTGGAGCGCCTGGAGAGCCTGGAGAAGCTGGACCTGAGCCACAACCGTATCAGAACCCTGCGGTCAGGCGCCTTCCGCGGCCTGTCCCGCCTGCGTCACCTGTACCTGCAGGGCAACCAGCTGACTGCTGTGCTGGACGGCGCCTTCTCTGCACTGCCCAGCCTGGAGGTGCTGCTACTGGGCGGCAACAACATTACACACATAGAGACAAATGCCCTGGTGGCCCTCCGCAGCCTGGCCCTGCTGGGCCTTGAGGGCAACCACCTGGAGCAGCTGAAGTTCAGGGCATTCCTGAACCTGCACACGGCCGGCACGCACCTGCTGCTGGCCGGCAACCCCTGGCACTGCGACTGCGAGCTGCACCGAGTCTTCAGCAAGCTGCTGAGCGTCCGCCACCTGCACGTGGACGACTACAGCAACGTGACGTGCAGCCAGCCCTGGCAGCTGGCTGGTGCCTCACTGGCCTGGGTGGACGGCCAGTTGTGCGTGGCCGAGACGGTCACTGTGCTGGTCATCACTGGAACGGTGCTGGTCACGGTGTTTGGAGCACTTGTAATAGCTGAGCGCAACcgcaaaaagaagaagaagcagagtAAACACTGGGGGCAGGGGGAGACGGACACGTAG